A region from the Mercenaria mercenaria strain notata chromosome 7, MADL_Memer_1, whole genome shotgun sequence genome encodes:
- the LOC123554394 gene encoding uncharacterized protein LOC123554394 isoform X1 has protein sequence MMDFRLFVILATLLTACVHVTHGLASSACYGTDPSCDFYTMQCASQQVIRVRNLYAGYKNTTLYPICGTEQHCSSSSICCALGGTEIREDFNLENTYNTYTNCSGRQSCTAIHAPWQQLQTTVNGFTIYSSFVHLEYDCQEVSSKIPLCGGTSTTSYAEIMFDGSMENFDPLKASKECRCNVTNFGEQQNVILTTIDVRLESHYKRENQTSADCSSASFTSNVRSVKCVKSDMHYEDNFFYESSDDSQQTLIMAPWMTSDIRLTDIHANGARDSPAMVWISLKAEEGKAFSITCEEVIPAQFTTTTTSSTTSTTTTTTTTTPKPTTTTTTTTPKPTTTTTTTTPKPTTTTTTTTPKPTTTTTTTPKPTTTTTTTTPKPTTTTTTTTPKLTTTTTTTTPKLTTTTTTTTPKPKTTTTTTTTKTTTQKQTTTTTTVTPKPTTTTTTPTPTTKRTTPKPTTTTTTTTTKLSTATTTLKPTAPPTAKTNKPTTTTTTEKTVTISTSPPFVPSGDGESDKKQHTAVYLAIIIPIIVCLFFITALLLWIYWKRTTPRRKKFHFMKSTPRSEVYNTFSNPKILDDFIKDVGVESRSSVTGEKPPISTFISVPNPQKRPRSILSNGSTYRQQQAPEPYIIPVNVTNGDPLYTTPRKQPFQNGVHVRINQGENVKDNPVIITETVEPETRPLKEVESQPNESDQRQSTLRKKPDDDGGILIHVDNLSLPPVSARSTSADSSRNTSSTRSEIGSTPGNLTPERRNSEPAVITPDSIVDRRSASAYILPGSSPDDSSVLFVP, from the exons ATGATGGATTTTAGATTATTTGTGATACTTGCTACGCTGTTAACAG CCTGTGTGCATGTTACCCATGGACTTGCATCATCAGCATGCTACGGTACAGATCCAAGCTGTGATTTTTACACGATGCAATGTGCGTCGCAACAAGTCATCAGAGTACGCAACCTGTACGCCGGGTACAAGAATACCACTTTATATCCG ATTTGCGGCACTGAACAACATTGTTCGTCTTCCTCAATTTGTTGTGCCCTGGGAGGAACCGAGATAAGAGAAGATTTTAATCTAGAGAATACATACAATACCTATACGAACTGTTCTGGTAGACAGAGCTGTACAGCAATCCATGCCCCTTGGCAACAACTCCAAACAACCGTTAATGGTTTTACCATTTATTCGTCGTTTGTTCATCTGGAATATGACTGTCAAGAAG TATCATCAAAAATACCATTGTGTGGCGGAACTTCTACAACCAGCTACGCTGAGATTATGTTTGACGGATCCATGGAGAACTTTGATCCTTTGAAGGCCAGCAAAGAATGTCGGTGCAATGTCACAAATTTTGGAGAACAACAGAATGTTATACTTACAACCATAGACGTACGACTGGAAAGCCATTATAAAAGAGAAAACCAAACGTCTGCCGATTGCTCTTCAGCCTCGTTTACGTCAAACGTAAGAAGTGTAAAGTGTGTGAAGTCCGATATGCATTATGAagataactttttttatgaaagcaGTGACGATTCCCAGCAAACACTAATTATGGCACCATGGATGACGTCAGATATCAGATTGACAGACATACACGCAAACGGTGCACGGGACTCACCAGCTATGGTCTGGATTTCTTTAAAAG CTGAAGAAGGCAAAGCATTTAGTATAACTTGTGAGGAAGTAATACCAGCACAATTTACAACAACTACTACCTCAAGTACGACAAGCACTACAACTACAACCACGACTACCACTCCAAAACCGACAACCACCACTACGACAACGACTCCAAAACCGACAACTACTACTACGACTACGACTCCAAAACCGACAACAACTACTACGACTACGACTCCAAAACCGACAACTACTACGACAACGACTCCAAAGCCGACAACCACTACTACGACTACGACTCCAAAACCGACAACGACCACTACGACTACGACTCCAAAACTGACAACGACCACTACAACTACAACTCCAAAACTGACAACGACCACTACGACTACAACTCCAAAACCAAAAACGACGACCACGACAACGACCACTAAGACTACGACTCAAAAACAGACAACGACCACTACCACTGTGACTCCTAAACCGACAACAACCACTACGACTCCAACACCGACGACTAAACGTACAACTCCAAAACCGACAACGAccactacgactacgactactaaACTTTCAACGGCTACTACGACTCTAAAACCGACAGCGCCCCCTACTGCTAAAACTAATAAACCGACAACGACAACTACGACAGAAAAAACAGTCACAATTTCTACTTCACCACCATTTGTTCCGTCTGGGGATGGAg AAAGCGACAAAAAACAACATACGGCAGTCTACCTTGCAATAATTATCCCAATAATTGTGTGTCTGTTCTTCATTACGGCGCTCTTGCTCTGGATCTACTGGAAAAG gACGACGCCTAGAAGGAAGAAGTTCCATTTTATGAAATCTACTCCTAGGTCTGAAGTTTATAACACATTTAGCAATCCAAAGATTCTGGACGATTTTATAAAGGACGTGGGTGTCGAATCTAGAAGTTCTGTTACAGGGGAGAAACCACCTATATCCACATTCATTTCTGTTCCAAACCCTCAAAAGAGACCAAGATCTATTCTGTCAAATGGTTCCACATATAGACAACAGCAAGCACCTGAGCCGTATATTATACCAGTAAATGTAACAAACGGTGACCCTTTGTATACAACCCCGAGAAAACAGCCATTTCAAAACGGGGTTCATGTAAGAATTAATCAAGGTGAAAACGTCAAGGACAATCCTGTTATAATTACGGAAACAGTCGAACCTGAGACAAGGCCACTTAAAGAGGTTGAAAGTCAACCAAATGAGTCTGATCAGCGTCAAAGTACGTTAAGAAAGAAACCAGACGACGACGGAGGAATCCTTATTCACGTAGACAATCTAAGCCTTCCGCCAGTGTCCGCGAGGTCAACGAGTGCAGATAGCTCCAGAAATACGTCGTCAACGCGGAGCGAGATCGGTTCCACCCCGGGTAACCTGACACCGGAAAGACGAAATAGCGAGCCAGCAGTAATAACACCTGATTCTATTGTTGATAGACGTTCAGCAAGTGCATACATTCTTCCAGGGTCTTCTCCAGACGATAGCTCAGTATTGTTTGTGCCATGA
- the LOC123554394 gene encoding uncharacterized protein LOC123554394 isoform X4: MVFRLFVISSTLLTACVHVTHGLASSACYGTDPSCDFYTMQCASQQVIRVRNLYAGYKNTTLYPICGTEQHCSSSSICCALGGTEIREDFNLENTYNTYTNCSGRQSCTAIHAPWQQLQTTVNGFTIYSSFVHLEYDCQEVSSKIPLCGGTSTTSYAEIMFDGSMENFDPLKASKECRCNVTNFGEQQNVILTTIDVRLESHYKRENQTSADCSSASFTSNVRSVKCVKSDMHYEDNFFYESSDDSQQTLIMAPWMTSDIRLTDIHANGARDSPAMVWISLKAEEGKAFSITCEEVIPAQFTTTTTSSTTSTTTTTTTTTPKPTTTTTTTTPKPTTTTTTTTPKPTTTTTTTTPKPTTTTTTTPKPTTTTTTTTPKPTTTTTTTTPKLTTTTTTTTPKLTTTTTTTTPKPKTTTTTTTTKTTTQKQTTTTTTVTPKPTTTTTTPTPTTKRTTPKPTTTTTTTTTKLSTATTTLKPTAPPTAKTNKPTTTTTTEKTVTISTSPPFVPSGDGESDKKQHTAVYLAIIIPIIVCLFFITALLLWIYWKRTTPRRKKFHFMKSTPRSEVYNTFSNPKILDDFIKDVGVESRSSVTGEKPPISTFISVPNPQKRPRSILSNGSTYRQQQAPEPYIIPVNVTNGDPLYTTPRKQPFQNGVHVRINQGENVKDNPVIITETVEPETRPLKEVESQPNESDQRQSTLRKKPDDDGGILIHVDNLSLPPVSARSTSADSSRNTSSTRSEIGSTPGNLTPERRNSEPAVITPDSIVDRRSASAYILPGSSPDDSSVLFVP; this comes from the exons CCTGTGTGCATGTTACCCATGGACTTGCATCATCAGCATGCTACGGTACAGATCCAAGCTGTGATTTTTACACGATGCAATGTGCGTCGCAACAAGTCATCAGAGTACGCAACCTGTACGCCGGGTACAAGAATACCACTTTATATCCG ATTTGCGGCACTGAACAACATTGTTCGTCTTCCTCAATTTGTTGTGCCCTGGGAGGAACCGAGATAAGAGAAGATTTTAATCTAGAGAATACATACAATACCTATACGAACTGTTCTGGTAGACAGAGCTGTACAGCAATCCATGCCCCTTGGCAACAACTCCAAACAACCGTTAATGGTTTTACCATTTATTCGTCGTTTGTTCATCTGGAATATGACTGTCAAGAAG TATCATCAAAAATACCATTGTGTGGCGGAACTTCTACAACCAGCTACGCTGAGATTATGTTTGACGGATCCATGGAGAACTTTGATCCTTTGAAGGCCAGCAAAGAATGTCGGTGCAATGTCACAAATTTTGGAGAACAACAGAATGTTATACTTACAACCATAGACGTACGACTGGAAAGCCATTATAAAAGAGAAAACCAAACGTCTGCCGATTGCTCTTCAGCCTCGTTTACGTCAAACGTAAGAAGTGTAAAGTGTGTGAAGTCCGATATGCATTATGAagataactttttttatgaaagcaGTGACGATTCCCAGCAAACACTAATTATGGCACCATGGATGACGTCAGATATCAGATTGACAGACATACACGCAAACGGTGCACGGGACTCACCAGCTATGGTCTGGATTTCTTTAAAAG CTGAAGAAGGCAAAGCATTTAGTATAACTTGTGAGGAAGTAATACCAGCACAATTTACAACAACTACTACCTCAAGTACGACAAGCACTACAACTACAACCACGACTACCACTCCAAAACCGACAACCACCACTACGACAACGACTCCAAAACCGACAACTACTACTACGACTACGACTCCAAAACCGACAACAACTACTACGACTACGACTCCAAAACCGACAACTACTACGACAACGACTCCAAAGCCGACAACCACTACTACGACTACGACTCCAAAACCGACAACGACCACTACGACTACGACTCCAAAACTGACAACGACCACTACAACTACAACTCCAAAACTGACAACGACCACTACGACTACAACTCCAAAACCAAAAACGACGACCACGACAACGACCACTAAGACTACGACTCAAAAACAGACAACGACCACTACCACTGTGACTCCTAAACCGACAACAACCACTACGACTCCAACACCGACGACTAAACGTACAACTCCAAAACCGACAACGAccactacgactacgactactaaACTTTCAACGGCTACTACGACTCTAAAACCGACAGCGCCCCCTACTGCTAAAACTAATAAACCGACAACGACAACTACGACAGAAAAAACAGTCACAATTTCTACTTCACCACCATTTGTTCCGTCTGGGGATGGAg AAAGCGACAAAAAACAACATACGGCAGTCTACCTTGCAATAATTATCCCAATAATTGTGTGTCTGTTCTTCATTACGGCGCTCTTGCTCTGGATCTACTGGAAAAG gACGACGCCTAGAAGGAAGAAGTTCCATTTTATGAAATCTACTCCTAGGTCTGAAGTTTATAACACATTTAGCAATCCAAAGATTCTGGACGATTTTATAAAGGACGTGGGTGTCGAATCTAGAAGTTCTGTTACAGGGGAGAAACCACCTATATCCACATTCATTTCTGTTCCAAACCCTCAAAAGAGACCAAGATCTATTCTGTCAAATGGTTCCACATATAGACAACAGCAAGCACCTGAGCCGTATATTATACCAGTAAATGTAACAAACGGTGACCCTTTGTATACAACCCCGAGAAAACAGCCATTTCAAAACGGGGTTCATGTAAGAATTAATCAAGGTGAAAACGTCAAGGACAATCCTGTTATAATTACGGAAACAGTCGAACCTGAGACAAGGCCACTTAAAGAGGTTGAAAGTCAACCAAATGAGTCTGATCAGCGTCAAAGTACGTTAAGAAAGAAACCAGACGACGACGGAGGAATCCTTATTCACGTAGACAATCTAAGCCTTCCGCCAGTGTCCGCGAGGTCAACGAGTGCAGATAGCTCCAGAAATACGTCGTCAACGCGGAGCGAGATCGGTTCCACCCCGGGTAACCTGACACCGGAAAGACGAAATAGCGAGCCAGCAGTAATAACACCTGATTCTATTGTTGATAGACGTTCAGCAAGTGCATACATTCTTCCAGGGTCTTCTCCAGACGATAGCTCAGTATTGTTTGTGCCATGA
- the LOC123554394 gene encoding uncharacterized protein LOC123554394 isoform X2 produces MMSFKLFVIFATLLTACVHVTHGLASSACYGTDPSCDFYTMQCASQQVIRVRNLYAGYKNTTLYPICGTEQHCSSSSICCALGGTEIREDFNLENTYNTYTNCSGRQSCTAIHAPWQQLQTTVNGFTIYSSFVHLEYDCQEVSSKIPLCGGTSTTSYAEIMFDGSMENFDPLKASKECRCNVTNFGEQQNVILTTIDVRLESHYKRENQTSADCSSASFTSNVRSVKCVKSDMHYEDNFFYESSDDSQQTLIMAPWMTSDIRLTDIHANGARDSPAMVWISLKAEEGKAFSITCEEVIPAQFTTTTTSSTTSTTTTTTTTTPKPTTTTTTTTPKPTTTTTTTTPKPTTTTTTTTPKPTTTTTTTPKPTTTTTTTTPKPTTTTTTTTPKLTTTTTTTTPKLTTTTTTTTPKPKTTTTTTTTKTTTQKQTTTTTTVTPKPTTTTTTPTPTTKRTTPKPTTTTTTTTTKLSTATTTLKPTAPPTAKTNKPTTTTTTEKTVTISTSPPFVPSGDGESDKKQHTAVYLAIIIPIIVCLFFITALLLWIYWKRTTPRRKKFHFMKSTPRSEVYNTFSNPKILDDFIKDVGVESRSSVTGEKPPISTFISVPNPQKRPRSILSNGSTYRQQQAPEPYIIPVNVTNGDPLYTTPRKQPFQNGVHVRINQGENVKDNPVIITETVEPETRPLKEVESQPNESDQRQSTLRKKPDDDGGILIHVDNLSLPPVSARSTSADSSRNTSSTRSEIGSTPGNLTPERRNSEPAVITPDSIVDRRSASAYILPGSSPDDSSVLFVP; encoded by the exons CCTGTGTGCATGTTACCCATGGACTTGCATCATCAGCATGCTACGGTACAGATCCAAGCTGTGATTTTTACACGATGCAATGTGCGTCGCAACAAGTCATCAGAGTACGCAACCTGTACGCCGGGTACAAGAATACCACTTTATATCCG ATTTGCGGCACTGAACAACATTGTTCGTCTTCCTCAATTTGTTGTGCCCTGGGAGGAACCGAGATAAGAGAAGATTTTAATCTAGAGAATACATACAATACCTATACGAACTGTTCTGGTAGACAGAGCTGTACAGCAATCCATGCCCCTTGGCAACAACTCCAAACAACCGTTAATGGTTTTACCATTTATTCGTCGTTTGTTCATCTGGAATATGACTGTCAAGAAG TATCATCAAAAATACCATTGTGTGGCGGAACTTCTACAACCAGCTACGCTGAGATTATGTTTGACGGATCCATGGAGAACTTTGATCCTTTGAAGGCCAGCAAAGAATGTCGGTGCAATGTCACAAATTTTGGAGAACAACAGAATGTTATACTTACAACCATAGACGTACGACTGGAAAGCCATTATAAAAGAGAAAACCAAACGTCTGCCGATTGCTCTTCAGCCTCGTTTACGTCAAACGTAAGAAGTGTAAAGTGTGTGAAGTCCGATATGCATTATGAagataactttttttatgaaagcaGTGACGATTCCCAGCAAACACTAATTATGGCACCATGGATGACGTCAGATATCAGATTGACAGACATACACGCAAACGGTGCACGGGACTCACCAGCTATGGTCTGGATTTCTTTAAAAG CTGAAGAAGGCAAAGCATTTAGTATAACTTGTGAGGAAGTAATACCAGCACAATTTACAACAACTACTACCTCAAGTACGACAAGCACTACAACTACAACCACGACTACCACTCCAAAACCGACAACCACCACTACGACAACGACTCCAAAACCGACAACTACTACTACGACTACGACTCCAAAACCGACAACAACTACTACGACTACGACTCCAAAACCGACAACTACTACGACAACGACTCCAAAGCCGACAACCACTACTACGACTACGACTCCAAAACCGACAACGACCACTACGACTACGACTCCAAAACTGACAACGACCACTACAACTACAACTCCAAAACTGACAACGACCACTACGACTACAACTCCAAAACCAAAAACGACGACCACGACAACGACCACTAAGACTACGACTCAAAAACAGACAACGACCACTACCACTGTGACTCCTAAACCGACAACAACCACTACGACTCCAACACCGACGACTAAACGTACAACTCCAAAACCGACAACGAccactacgactacgactactaaACTTTCAACGGCTACTACGACTCTAAAACCGACAGCGCCCCCTACTGCTAAAACTAATAAACCGACAACGACAACTACGACAGAAAAAACAGTCACAATTTCTACTTCACCACCATTTGTTCCGTCTGGGGATGGAg AAAGCGACAAAAAACAACATACGGCAGTCTACCTTGCAATAATTATCCCAATAATTGTGTGTCTGTTCTTCATTACGGCGCTCTTGCTCTGGATCTACTGGAAAAG gACGACGCCTAGAAGGAAGAAGTTCCATTTTATGAAATCTACTCCTAGGTCTGAAGTTTATAACACATTTAGCAATCCAAAGATTCTGGACGATTTTATAAAGGACGTGGGTGTCGAATCTAGAAGTTCTGTTACAGGGGAGAAACCACCTATATCCACATTCATTTCTGTTCCAAACCCTCAAAAGAGACCAAGATCTATTCTGTCAAATGGTTCCACATATAGACAACAGCAAGCACCTGAGCCGTATATTATACCAGTAAATGTAACAAACGGTGACCCTTTGTATACAACCCCGAGAAAACAGCCATTTCAAAACGGGGTTCATGTAAGAATTAATCAAGGTGAAAACGTCAAGGACAATCCTGTTATAATTACGGAAACAGTCGAACCTGAGACAAGGCCACTTAAAGAGGTTGAAAGTCAACCAAATGAGTCTGATCAGCGTCAAAGTACGTTAAGAAAGAAACCAGACGACGACGGAGGAATCCTTATTCACGTAGACAATCTAAGCCTTCCGCCAGTGTCCGCGAGGTCAACGAGTGCAGATAGCTCCAGAAATACGTCGTCAACGCGGAGCGAGATCGGTTCCACCCCGGGTAACCTGACACCGGAAAGACGAAATAGCGAGCCAGCAGTAATAACACCTGATTCTATTGTTGATAGACGTTCAGCAAGTGCATACATTCTTCCAGGGTCTTCTCCAGACGATAGCTCAGTATTGTTTGTGCCATGA
- the LOC123554394 gene encoding uncharacterized protein LOC123554394 isoform X3 gives MISFSLFVIFATLLTACVHVTHGLASSACYGTDPSCDFYTMQCASQQVIRVRNLYAGYKNTTLYPICGTEQHCSSSSICCALGGTEIREDFNLENTYNTYTNCSGRQSCTAIHAPWQQLQTTVNGFTIYSSFVHLEYDCQEVSSKIPLCGGTSTTSYAEIMFDGSMENFDPLKASKECRCNVTNFGEQQNVILTTIDVRLESHYKRENQTSADCSSASFTSNVRSVKCVKSDMHYEDNFFYESSDDSQQTLIMAPWMTSDIRLTDIHANGARDSPAMVWISLKAEEGKAFSITCEEVIPAQFTTTTTSSTTSTTTTTTTTTPKPTTTTTTTTPKPTTTTTTTTPKPTTTTTTTTPKPTTTTTTTPKPTTTTTTTTPKPTTTTTTTTPKLTTTTTTTTPKLTTTTTTTTPKPKTTTTTTTTKTTTQKQTTTTTTVTPKPTTTTTTPTPTTKRTTPKPTTTTTTTTTKLSTATTTLKPTAPPTAKTNKPTTTTTTEKTVTISTSPPFVPSGDGESDKKQHTAVYLAIIIPIIVCLFFITALLLWIYWKRTTPRRKKFHFMKSTPRSEVYNTFSNPKILDDFIKDVGVESRSSVTGEKPPISTFISVPNPQKRPRSILSNGSTYRQQQAPEPYIIPVNVTNGDPLYTTPRKQPFQNGVHVRINQGENVKDNPVIITETVEPETRPLKEVESQPNESDQRQSTLRKKPDDDGGILIHVDNLSLPPVSARSTSADSSRNTSSTRSEIGSTPGNLTPERRNSEPAVITPDSIVDRRSASAYILPGSSPDDSSVLFVP, from the exons CCTGTGTGCATGTTACCCATGGACTTGCATCATCAGCATGCTACGGTACAGATCCAAGCTGTGATTTTTACACGATGCAATGTGCGTCGCAACAAGTCATCAGAGTACGCAACCTGTACGCCGGGTACAAGAATACCACTTTATATCCG ATTTGCGGCACTGAACAACATTGTTCGTCTTCCTCAATTTGTTGTGCCCTGGGAGGAACCGAGATAAGAGAAGATTTTAATCTAGAGAATACATACAATACCTATACGAACTGTTCTGGTAGACAGAGCTGTACAGCAATCCATGCCCCTTGGCAACAACTCCAAACAACCGTTAATGGTTTTACCATTTATTCGTCGTTTGTTCATCTGGAATATGACTGTCAAGAAG TATCATCAAAAATACCATTGTGTGGCGGAACTTCTACAACCAGCTACGCTGAGATTATGTTTGACGGATCCATGGAGAACTTTGATCCTTTGAAGGCCAGCAAAGAATGTCGGTGCAATGTCACAAATTTTGGAGAACAACAGAATGTTATACTTACAACCATAGACGTACGACTGGAAAGCCATTATAAAAGAGAAAACCAAACGTCTGCCGATTGCTCTTCAGCCTCGTTTACGTCAAACGTAAGAAGTGTAAAGTGTGTGAAGTCCGATATGCATTATGAagataactttttttatgaaagcaGTGACGATTCCCAGCAAACACTAATTATGGCACCATGGATGACGTCAGATATCAGATTGACAGACATACACGCAAACGGTGCACGGGACTCACCAGCTATGGTCTGGATTTCTTTAAAAG CTGAAGAAGGCAAAGCATTTAGTATAACTTGTGAGGAAGTAATACCAGCACAATTTACAACAACTACTACCTCAAGTACGACAAGCACTACAACTACAACCACGACTACCACTCCAAAACCGACAACCACCACTACGACAACGACTCCAAAACCGACAACTACTACTACGACTACGACTCCAAAACCGACAACAACTACTACGACTACGACTCCAAAACCGACAACTACTACGACAACGACTCCAAAGCCGACAACCACTACTACGACTACGACTCCAAAACCGACAACGACCACTACGACTACGACTCCAAAACTGACAACGACCACTACAACTACAACTCCAAAACTGACAACGACCACTACGACTACAACTCCAAAACCAAAAACGACGACCACGACAACGACCACTAAGACTACGACTCAAAAACAGACAACGACCACTACCACTGTGACTCCTAAACCGACAACAACCACTACGACTCCAACACCGACGACTAAACGTACAACTCCAAAACCGACAACGAccactacgactacgactactaaACTTTCAACGGCTACTACGACTCTAAAACCGACAGCGCCCCCTACTGCTAAAACTAATAAACCGACAACGACAACTACGACAGAAAAAACAGTCACAATTTCTACTTCACCACCATTTGTTCCGTCTGGGGATGGAg AAAGCGACAAAAAACAACATACGGCAGTCTACCTTGCAATAATTATCCCAATAATTGTGTGTCTGTTCTTCATTACGGCGCTCTTGCTCTGGATCTACTGGAAAAG gACGACGCCTAGAAGGAAGAAGTTCCATTTTATGAAATCTACTCCTAGGTCTGAAGTTTATAACACATTTAGCAATCCAAAGATTCTGGACGATTTTATAAAGGACGTGGGTGTCGAATCTAGAAGTTCTGTTACAGGGGAGAAACCACCTATATCCACATTCATTTCTGTTCCAAACCCTCAAAAGAGACCAAGATCTATTCTGTCAAATGGTTCCACATATAGACAACAGCAAGCACCTGAGCCGTATATTATACCAGTAAATGTAACAAACGGTGACCCTTTGTATACAACCCCGAGAAAACAGCCATTTCAAAACGGGGTTCATGTAAGAATTAATCAAGGTGAAAACGTCAAGGACAATCCTGTTATAATTACGGAAACAGTCGAACCTGAGACAAGGCCACTTAAAGAGGTTGAAAGTCAACCAAATGAGTCTGATCAGCGTCAAAGTACGTTAAGAAAGAAACCAGACGACGACGGAGGAATCCTTATTCACGTAGACAATCTAAGCCTTCCGCCAGTGTCCGCGAGGTCAACGAGTGCAGATAGCTCCAGAAATACGTCGTCAACGCGGAGCGAGATCGGTTCCACCCCGGGTAACCTGACACCGGAAAGACGAAATAGCGAGCCAGCAGTAATAACACCTGATTCTATTGTTGATAGACGTTCAGCAAGTGCATACATTCTTCCAGGGTCTTCTCCAGACGATAGCTCAGTATTGTTTGTGCCATGA